One window of Elaeis guineensis isolate ETL-2024a chromosome 11, EG11, whole genome shotgun sequence genomic DNA carries:
- the LOC105054047 gene encoding uncharacterized protein: protein MAPRMAAVGNPTRMVGKLELGLGMGPGEAVAEVEELRRRNSDLELEAAEAQAREKEARRELERTRERLRVVEEAEERLTTELGELEAEAVAQARAYRLRIKALSDQLAIAHEILTSTGFHCKLVALNRPNNY, encoded by the coding sequence ATGGCGCCAAGGATGGCAGCGGTGGGGAATCCGACAAGGATGGTTGGGAAGTTAGAGTTAGGGCTCGGGATGGGGCCAGGGGAGGCGGTGGCGGAAGTGGAGGAGCTCCGGAGGAGGAACTCGGATCTGGAGCTGGAAGCGGCGGAGGCGCAGGCGAGGGAGAAGGAGGCGCGGCGGGAGCTGGAACGGACGCGGGAGAGGCTGCGGGTGGTGGAGGAGGCGGAGGAGCGGCTGACCACGGAGCTCGGGGAGTTGGAGGCAGAGGCGGTGGCGCAGGCCCGGGCCTACCGCCTCCGCATCAAGGCCCTCTCCGACCAGCTCGCCATCGCCCACGAGATCCTCACCTCCACCGGCTTCCACTGCAAGCTCGTCGCCCTCAACAGACCAAATAATTACTAA